Within Burkholderia contaminans, the genomic segment GCGCACGAAGCGGCCTTCCGTGCGGCCCCCTTCGAACGAACAGAGGCCGGCTGCGCCCAGTGGCATCTTCCTCGGCGCCGGCACCGGCCAGCGTTTTCGTTACTCGGCCATCTAAACTATGGGCCGCAGATAGTCCTCGACCGAACCTTCCTACGTTTCTGACCGCGTATCGAAGTTCACTGCACGGCCCCATTCCATCACCGGCGCGTTGCGCTTGGCGTCCACGATGCAACAGTAATCACCGTTGCTACAGAAGAACGTCGAATACAGGGACGCAGCCCAGTACCACGGCGCGGAAATATTCGGCTTTTCCGCTCCGCGATGCGTGAACACTTGATATCGATGGGCCATAAATACTTCGGCCTTAGCGAGCCGACACCGCCGCCGCTACAGCGTCGCGGTTCTCGGTCACGAACTCGTAGATTCGGCCGCGCACCTCTGTATCGGAGAATCCCCACGAGACACCCTGCCCGAAGACATCGGCGGGCAACATCATGAAAAGGATGCGCTGCTGCTCCACGGTCGGATGAGCTACGAGCCCATCCAGCGCGCTGATCAACGGCGACAAGTCCGGATCCGATTTGTCAGTGTTGTCCCAATAGGCTTTCCGAACGGCGTCCAACCGCGCAGCCTCGCGACGATCCTTCTCTTCCTGTTTCATTCGTGCGATCTCCGTCTGTTCGGCGGTCGGTTCAAGACGGCGCTCCAGTTCCTCGTAGGAGATACCGAGCCGGTACGCTTCGGCTTGCAGCAGGGCGCTTTTGCCCCTCCTCGTGCTGCCCAGGATCACTGAATGACCGATGTCACCTTCGCCGTTGAGTACGTTCCACGTCGGTCCTTGCCCTGCGACCCTGAACACCAGATTCTGATCGTTGCTCATCCAATTTTTCCTTGATCTTCTCAGGTGTTCCGAACGGATATAGTCACCGCCTCAGCGCCTCGGTCAACTCGTCGGCACTCCCCGCGCCAGCCGAAACGACCTGCGCCATCGTCAAGCTCGCCGTCTGGCGCCTTCATGTACCTCATCCACGCGTGGCGCGGTGTCGGAAAGACAACGCCGCTGCTTTCGCGCCGCATCGCCTCCGCCGCCGCTGAAAGGTCGACATGCCCTTCAATTACCAGCGTGTCGCAGTGTTCGTTGACCAGCCAATCAACTTCTAGCCAGTCCCGAACTGTCTCGTCCGCCGCCCACGTTTCGGCGACTACGGTCACCAACGCCTTTGATTTGCCGTCTGCGTAGAGTCGTCCCATACCCCACTCCGTTTTCCAGTCAACTCCGGCTACCGTACAGCACCGAATAAATCACCTGGTGTCGCTCGTAAAGTCGTTGCGCCAGCTCACCGTCGTCAGCAACCTTTGCGATCCCCAGTGCGCCTAGATACGAAAGCATCGCCATCGAGTCGATCAGTTTGCTCGTGTGCTCGTCCGTGAAGCTTTGTCGAATCTCATCCTTGATCGCACGCGCCTTTACTTGTACTGCACCCCCGTGGGTGAAAGCGCACATCGATCGCCATGCTTGAGCCTTGACACTGCCTATAATTTCACCCGCTTGTCCAAGCGCTACCGCGAGATCAGCCGTAAGCTGGGGCATCCTCGGCGGCTCCTCGCCCTCAACAAATTTCTCAAGGTCTCCCTCGCTTGCACACTCGAGATACCAGTTAGCGCGGACGTACGCTTCGAATTGCGGTCGGTACAAAGCGAAAGCCGACCCTCGCACGTCGTTTTCGACCAACACGTGCCCCGCGAGGTGGTGTTCAATGCAGAGATGGTGAAGCGCGACGACCACACGTGCGCGCAACGTCGTCTGGAATGCGACGCCATCGACAAGATTCGCGCATGCATCCATCCAACGCTGAGACCGTTGGACGGCCATAGTTAGCATCATTTCTCGCATCGTTTTCCTTCACTCGTGCGACCGAGCAGGAGGCAGGCCACGTCGCTCGAGTGGAACATCCGCCGAATGCTCCAATGACGTCCATCGATACAGCGCAGACAAGGCGTTGGGCAGATCGAGCGTCCATACGTCGGGTTCACGGACGCGCCCTAAATCAACGACCTTTTAAGCCGCCGGCGCCTGAGCGTCAGTCTCGCGCGTCATCCGCCCTATATCAGAGACGTACACCTTCAACGAAGTACATACGCAACGAGGAGCGTGGGATTTCAAGGATATCAAGAGCCCCCTCCTCCTGGACTGGGAGCACTAGAAGCCGATGCATGAACGGGCCTTTATTCACGTCAGTATGGGCGAAGAGCCGCGCCACTAACTCGCGATTCTGAAGGGGCTCATCGACGATCACAACGTCGGCGCCAGCGAGATCGAACATAGGATAATGTCCTGGCGCCGCACTCTTCAATTTTCCATCGAACGCGACCCCCACCGTGTTTGCCGCAAGGAGGGTGTGATTGTCAACGTACGCTACCCTCACAGTACCAGCCTCGCAAACTGCGTCCGACCAACGCTTCAACGACATTGTCTTGCCAGTGCCACATCTCCCGACGATGCAGAGCACCTTGACTGCCCCAAGGCAGTCAGCAACAAGGTTTGCCACGACTTCCGCGGTGAGTAAAGTACCCTTGCGCATGATCTATCCGCTCTCTCCTCTCTTTCAGCTTTCAGACTGTTGGTGGCGCCGGTGGCGTGGGGTCGCAGCAGTGTGTAGGAAACTCCCAGCTTGCTTCTTCTAGCTTCGGGCCACTCGCGTAAAACCACTCGAAGTCGTCACCGCGATCTGCATTGAGCAGCCGAGCCTCTGTCCACGAGGGTGCCCATACCCAGAGCGCTCGTCCGGCAAACCACTCCTCACCTTCGTCAAACTCGCGCCAATTCTCGGCCATGGTCCTAACTTTTCGTGAATGAGAGCAACGCAGCAGCGGGTGCTACGCGATTGACCGCGCAGTTGAAGTGGCGCCGCAAAGCACCAACCCGACATCCAACAGTCCGCTTCATGGGACTCTCCTAGCCGAGATGTCCATCTCGGGTTGTATCGTACGTCTCGACGCCCAGCGCGATCCGAGCTGCTCCGTCTTCCGATACGTTGAGTACCGCGGACACCAATGCCCGACCCGACTCACAGGCCTTCAAGTGCTCTTTGAAGGTGTCGCGTGCATTGCCAAAACCGGCGCTGCATGCGGGACAACGAAATCCCATGATCCTCTCCTGTTCTCGGGGTTACGAGTACGCAGTTTGCCCAGCATAGAACTCATTGAACTCCTCAAGACCGGTCCAATGTCGCGCCCATCCGCAACTGCAGCGGCGAGCTTCCCCCTGCGCTCGATTCGACCAACGCCGCAAAGGTAACACCTACGGCTTGCAACTCGCTCGCAAGCACGCTCGCTGCAGACGCCTGAACGCCGTCCCGAGCGATATGAGCATGCTTCCGACTCGAGCTATTCAGTTTCGGCTGGATCGCCTACGGTCAAGTAGGAGCAATGCCTTCGACTCGTATGGCTTCCCCCTTGCCTAGACACCCGTGCTGCAACCCCCGGGCAGTCCCCGTTGACTATCAGTCCGCGCCTGGGGTGCTCGCGCGCCAGTTTGATTCCCCTCAGCGCTTCAGGGGGATCGATACGTTCGAGCTCGCCCGCACAGCTTCCGCGAATTCGAGGCTAGCGCCCTCAAGCGACGTGCTATCCGTCTCCACCATCTGCACAACGCGAACCGGCTTACCCGTCTCTTTCGCTATTCCCTCGATCATTGACTCGATCGCCCCATTACTCTGGCTGTTGATGTAAATCGGCTCGCCCGCCTCGACACGCTGTTTCAGCACGTCGCGCAAATCAACTTCGCGATGCTCGTTGCTCATGATTTTCCTCGTCCCTCTCGATACCGTTGACACTTCTTGCGCCTCTGAAGATCCATTCATGCTTGCAGCAGGGGCGCAAGCACTGGCCAATTAACTTGTATGGCTCGATGCCCGGTTGGTCGTCTAAATCCGCGGGCTTATCACATCCCCCTCGGAACAGCGAAACGCCGCAGTAGCCCCTCGCCTGCGAGAACCGCGGGTCAACTACGCTTGCGATCTGCCGCCTCGCGGCAATGGGGGCAAATCGAGTACTCGACGCCGTCCTTGATCGCCGTGTAGAGATAGCGTCCCCGGCACGTTGGGCACGTTCCCAACACATCGCACCCGCTGCGAAGAGCCTTGATCGAAAAGCCCTCCGCCTTGAGTGCGCGAACAAACGGTGTTATGACCGGATCGGTAACTGCCGCAAGACGCTCGAAGTGCGGAACACCCTCCGACGCCTCACGCTGGTAGGTAGCCTCAAGTGCCACCCGTTCGAGGTGGATGCTTTCGGTTGAGGGGATCAGGTTCACGGTTGCCTCGCTCATTTCTTTATCGGCAAATGTGAGCCGAACATAAAGGCAATTATGGGTTAGATAATCTAACCTATCAAGTGCTTTCTGACCCCCGCCTTCTTCAGCACGTCACCCCATGACCGCAGGACAAACACCGGCCCCTCTCGGTCAATTTTCACGCCGTACTGGTCGCGTAGCTTCGCAACATCCGCCTCTATCGTGCCCTTATTGTGGCCGGTGTACGCCGCGATACTCGTGATCGTCGGGCGCTCGAGATAGTCGATAGCGGCCAGCACGACAAACAGGCGTCGCGCATCACCTTTCGGATACTGCGGGACACCAGATTCGTTCAATTCAAACTGTCCAGGCGACACGATCAAATTACCCCGCTGCCAATGGACGCCAACCGTACTTGTTCGCTCTGAATGAGCTTTCTAACGGCAGACAACGTAGAAACTCCAAGAAGGGGTTGCATTTCGGGACAGTATGCCCGCACCCCGGCGCAAGCACAAACAGGGCGCCCTTACCGCTGGGACCTTAGGAAGGCGGGGACTTCCTAAAATCGATTGCTAGTACCTGATATGCCGTCCAAACGACTGCCCGTCGCACTCCCAATTTCTGGGAGAACGGCGGGCTAGGCACTCATTTATCGATCACGTCGCAACGGTGGGAGACACCCGGTTCTCTTCCCGCGATATCTTTGAGTTGAGAATGTCGGGAATTCGAGCGTTCAGCGCAACGCCTGCGATCTCCTCCAGAGTTACTTTGGACTCGACCAGAACGCGATGACCGCAACGCGTCCCAAGCTCCCCTCCGAGTAGAGCCTCCACCTCCTTCCGACTTGGCTCGTTGTGATTCCAAGGTAAGCGTCATTTCGTGGCCGCATGGACAGAGCTGCAGCCGGTGTCCAAAGTGATGTCCGTTACTTCAAGTGATGGGGACTACTTTGGACACACGGAATGCGCGAGCGTCGAACCGCAAGGGCCGACCGAACTACACGCCGGAGTACCGACGGCAAGTTGCCGTCGCGGCGTGCGAGCCGGGTATTTCGGTGGCCAAGCTCGCGCAGGCGCACGGACTGAATCCCAATATGGTGTTCAAGTGGCGTCGGCAACTGCGGGCGGGCCTGTTTGAAGGCGTGGCGCACAGCACAGCGGTGTTGCTGCCTGTAGCGCTACCTGATGCACCGACCGGCGAAACTTCAGAACTGGCATCGCTCGCTCTACGGCCTGTCGAGCCACATCGCGAGAGCGTATCGGCAGCGTCGGGCATCGAGATCGAACTGAACGGTGCCCGTGTACGCGTCACGGGCATGGTGGACCCCGTGCAGTTGCGCCTCGTGCTGCGCTGCCTGATGCCAGCATGATTGCGCCGCCAGGCGGTACCCGCGTATGGCTGGCAGCGGGCGTTACCGATATGCGCCGTGGCATGGACGGACTTGCCACGCTGGTGCAGTCAGCGCTCGGACGTGATCCTTTCTCGGGGCACATCTTCCTGTTTCGTGGGCGTCGCGGTGACCTCATCAAGATTTTATGGTGGAGCGGCGACGGCATGAACCTGTACGCGAAACGACTCGAGCGAGGACGCTTCGTGTGGCCGCAGGCGGACTCGGGAACAGTCCATCTGTCAGCTGCCCAACTGTCGATGCTGCTCGAGGGGATTGACTGGCGGCATCCAGAGCGGACGTGGCAGCCGACGCACGCCGCGTAACGCCGGGTGCGGGAACCCACAAGCGCGTGGGCTTCATTTACACTGGCTGCATGCCTGCCAACCATCTGCCCGATGACATCGCCGCCCTCAAGCGCATCGTTGCCTCGCGTGACGAGACCATCGCGCAGTTGCTGGCCGAGATCTCGAGGCTGAAGCGATGGCAGTACGGCCGCTCATCGGAGCGCATGACAGAATTGATGGACCAGCTGCAGCTCGCGCTCGGTGAACTGCCTGTTCCTGAAGCAGATATGGCCGCACCGGCGAAGGTGCCTGATGCCGCGACTGCGGATACATCGGCTACTACGAACCTCAATTCGCTGCGCCGCAAACCGCGGCACTTCCCTGCCCATTTGCCTCGCGATACGGTTGTTCATACGCCAACGAGCTGCGGATGCCCGGAATGCGGCAAACAGATGCGCGCGCTCGGCGAAGACGTCTCGGAGGTGCTCGACTATGTACCCGGCTACTTCAAGGTACTGCGTCACGTACGTCCGAAGCTGAGCTGCCCGCGCTGTGCTGCAGTGGTACAGGAGCCAGCACCTTCGCGACCGATAGCGCGCTCGATGGCGGGTGCCGGGCTGCTCGCACAGGTCGTCGTCGCGAAGTACGCTGACCATACGCCGCTGTACCGGCAGGCCGGCATCTATCGCCGCGCCGGCATCGAACTGGATCGCGCGACACTGGCTTCGTGGGTGCGTGAAGCAGCGGCGCTACTGCAGCCGCTGTCTGATGCACTCGGCCGTTACGTGCGCGACGCAGACAAGCTTCATACCGACGACACGCCCGTGCCTGTGCTGGAGCCGGGGCGTGGCAAGACACGCACAGCGCGCCTGTGGACCTATGTGCGGGATGACCGCCCTGCGGGAAGCCGCGCGCCACCAGCAGTCTGGTACAGGTACTCACCCGATCGCAAAGGTGAGCGACCTCGAGAACATCTTGCGGGCTACACGGGAATCCTGCAGGCAGATGCCTTCAGCGGGTATGACGCGCTGTATCGTGACGGCACGGTCATCGAGGCCGGGTGCTGGGCCCATGCGCGGCGCAAGTTCTACGACATATACAAACTGGACAGCTCACCGATTGCCGAAGAAGCACTGCACCGCATCGGGGCGCTGTATGTTGTTGAGCGCGAGGTTCGCGGCCAGACGCCGAACGTGCGCCTGTCTGCGCGTCAGCAGCGCTCGGCCCCATTGCTCGCTGAGCTGAAGGCCTGGCTCGAACACACGCTGTCACTGGTCTCGGCGAAGTCGGGGCTGGCGAAGGCGATTAGATACTCACTGGGGCACTGGCACGCTCTCACACGCTATTGCGAAGACGGGCGCGTCGAGGTGGACAACAATACGGCAGAGCGCGCGATCAGGCCGCTGGTTCTCGGCAGGCGCAATTATCTGTTCGCAGGCTCCGACGGCGGTGGCCAAAGCGCGGCGGTGATCTATAGCCTGATCGGTACGGCGCGCCTGAACGGCATCGAGCCGTTTGCCTACCTGCGCACGGTGTTTGAGCGCATCGCCGATCATCCCATCAACCGCATCGACGAGTTGCTGCCGTGGCACCTGATGCCGACTGCACACATCGAACAGCAAGCCGCCTGAGAATCAATCCGATGGTCCAACCCCGCAAACCTGCCGTGCGCCTGGTCAAGGCGCCAGTGCCCGATTACGTACTGCGCGTTGAGCTGAAGTACATCAAGCCGGAGATCTGGCGACGAATCGTCGTTCCCGGCTCGATCCGGCTGGGCAAGCTGCATGTCGTGCTGCAACTGGCCATGGGCTGGGAAGGCGGGCACCTGCACGAGTTCGTCTTCGGCGAAACCAACTATGGTGAACCTGATGACTTCGGATTCCAGAGCGATCCACCAATGCTCAATGAAGCACGGGTCACACTGTCGAAGGCGCTCGGCGGGCTGAAGTCATTCACCTATATCTACGACTACGGTGACAACTGGCAGCATCGGATCAAAGTCGAGAAGGCGCTGGTGCCTGATCCAGACATGCGCCGGCCGATGTGCCTGGACGGGCAGAATGCGTGTCCACCGGAAGACGTCGGGGGAGTGCCAGGATATGCCGACTTCCTCGGAGCGATCACCGATCCGACGCACGAGGAGCACGACCACTTCCTCGAGTGGTGTGGCGGCAGCTTCAATCCCGCCGACTTTGATCTCGTGCTCGCGAATCAGCGCCTCTCAGAGGTCAAGTTCTGATCGTCAAGACGGCCTCAGATTGACGCTTACATTCCAAGCCAGACACGCAGTGGTTTCATCGCCGTGACCAATCAAGACCACAAAAGGTTTGAGCGCGTCGACCGCTTCCGCTTGCTGGAGGAGCCCCAGGGCCTTCACGCGTAGCACCATCGCCTCGGTTTTAGCTTCCTTCAACCGCGTTTCTTTGGGGGGGAAGGAGATGGGTGCCCGACTGATGTCCCCATACAGTGCCCACAGAATCGATAGCGAATGCCTCGACCACTGCCGGACCGTTAGGGGCAAACCGAACGGTGAACGACAGCGACTCCGAGGAAGGGCCATCGTCATCTCCGGGGGTCTGAACGACGACCAACATAGTCCATTCATCCCCGGAAGCCGATCGGCGCCATGCATCGTCCATTTCGTCGAGCACGACATCGTTTCCGAAAAAGTACGTTTTCAGAGCACGATATGCCGCGGCGTGCCGGCTCGCCGGCACTTCGGGAAGACTCGCCCAAGGAGATTGCTTGTGTAGTTCCCGCGGATGAACCTCGCTTAGGCTCCCTGAAGTAGTAGTGAGCACCACGATTACGTCCGAACAGTCAATTCGCCCTGAATCGCTCTTGATCTGAAGCACCGTGTACCAGTCAGACGAACTGCTGGCGTCCGGATCTTCCCACCAGATTCGATCCCCCTCCTTCACGGTCGCGAGCCATACTGCCCTTTCGACAGTCATGTCATCCGCTTCCACTTGATGAGCTGTCCATTCCCAGTACGCGTCGAGACGCGAGTCGCCAGACGACAGCTCGCGCTGATGGTCGCCACGGGTAAAGACCGGATGCTCGAGGCCGAAGGTAGTTTCAAGACGCAACATCGCGTCGGCTATTCCACCGGCTCCGAACGTTTCCGCTACTGCATTGAGATCGCTGTTCACTGATTTTCTCCTTTTTGCCGATTTCGGCTGAGTAAAGGAGGTCAGACCTTCCCGGTCCGGTTGACGGGGAAAGAAGCCCGCCGGCACTAGAAGCAGCCCGGCGGGTGTGATTCAAGATTTCTCAGGAAGAGACTCCAGACGACAACTGCTACGCTTCAGTCGTATCCCGCATGGGTCCTGTAACGAGGCGAAACTCCAACTCCGGAACAAGACGGGAGGCAAGCGCGAGCCGCTCGGCTGCGAATGCTTTGAGATCGCTCTCTTCTCTTCTAGCGTACGCGGCCGGCACCTGCAATCTCGCGACTATCGACATCCGGTGCAAACCACCGACATCTTGCACGTGACTAAGATCATCATGAAGCTCTCGGTCCATACCGCCCTGGACCACGACAGGCTTGTTCTCCCCGAACCCAAGTAAAGCTCGGCAAGCCGCGGACACCGAAAGAAAGCCCGGCGTCGGAACCTCCACCGGCTCGACGTACTGGCCGCGCCAGTCCAGATGGTTCTGCCACAGTGTCACCCCGAGGTTCGGACCGTCTCTCCACACCGAACCGAGCATTTCGTCATCAACAAATACGTCGATCCACGCCGTTGCCTCAATAGTCCGGATTTCGGCCCACGCCTCTGGATACACTGCCCGGATGACCTCTAGGACGCGATCGCAGAGATCGATATTCGCTTCGAATGCCGGCAAATGAACTTTATGCCAGATGCGGATGAGCCGGCGCCTGAAGACTTGAACCGCCGAAGGATCAGCGTCGCACTGGGCGGCCCCTGACAGATAGAGCTCAGCGAGTCCATCCATTTCATCTGCGGTTAGGGATGTGATGTCGAGTCCCCGCTTGCCATAGACATATGCGAGTGCACGCCGCTGGTCGTCGGCTAGCGCTTCGTACGGCCCGCCCTGGCGGCGCGAGGTACCGATGAGCTCCGAGGGCGCGCCCTCAACGGTCTTTTTGTGATTCATTGTAGATCTCTCCAGGTGATGCCCGTTTCGGGCAGAAAAATCGGAGAGGATTGGTTCGAGCCAGCGCTCATTAGTGCGTTGGCTGAAACCTTTGGCGGAAAGTATCGGTGTCGGCGGAACGCCGGCATGCAGCTTGTTACTGCGATTTGTCTCGAGCTTGCGAAGCCAATCGCCGTAGCCCTGTCGTTTCGACCCGCCGGACCCGCGTGGGCACGTCAGCGGGTCATACAACTTTCATCGGTCAAGAGTTCAGCGAGATGGAAGAAAGATCTCCTCGCCTGATCACCGGTGAGCTCCGTGGCTCGACTTGGCTTGCTCGTCCACTCATAGCCTGATCGTCGGTAGGAACTCCGACGCTGTGACGATCAAGCCATCGAGGATCTCGCGCGCCTCAGCAACGTACTCGTCGAGGACGTGAGATTTCGGACAGTCCCCGGCGACGACGACCAGGTCATCGTCCGTGACGAAGATGCACCAAGCCTCCGGTGCAGGTTTCTCTGCTTCGAGCAAATTGCGCGATCGCGCAACCAGAAGGCTACCGGTGCAATGGGCATGCCGCTCGAGACCTTCGCCCGTGATAATCACCCCATCCCTACGATTGGTTCGTACCGTCGGAGGCTGACTACCGTCGCAATCCACTGCGTCAAACCGAAAGTCGCAGCCGAAGCACTGGCCGATGACATTCACATCGCCCACGAACGCCTCCTGGACCTGGGCGAGCCTCCGTTGGCCGCAGTGCGGGCACTCATCTCCTTCGGTAACTTGGCGGCTCCAGGACATTCTATTCCCCGGGCCGAAGGTCGCTATGTCCACCAATGACCCGCGCCGCCAGTCTGCCGATCGCTTCACTCGACGGTGCCGGCAATCGAATGCGATCCAACGGAATTCGCACTAGGGCGCCGATCCCATCTATCGCCTTATCGATTCCGGGCCGAAGCGCTGGGGGCGTCTCCAACGGCTCGTGCTGCTGTTGCGGACCAAGATTGCATTTCATTTTTGCTCCTTATTGCCACCGAGGGCGTTCGAAAGGAGCGATTGGAGCTTTGCGAGGTCATAAGACCGTGCGAAGCGAGTATGGAGGTGAAGGGTGGCGGCGTGCGCCGTTAGAGGGAATGCCGATCAAACGGCTGATCGGACTGTACCACAACCGGGATTGCGTACGGAATTCGTGGAACACGAAGGATCGCCCCCGTCGGGCTCGCGGCTTGTAATCGAAAAAATGCGCGCGACCATGAATCCGTTGCTACCGCCGAGAGGCATAACACGGAGAAATTCATGCACTACGCAAACCCGACGGCCATCGGCCGCGACCTTCGACCCCGCATGCCCGGTCTCCATCTGACTCACCATGCGTGCGAGCGCACCTTGTCTCGCACGGGACTCGATGGCGAGCGCCTGCGCAGCTTCGTAGCTAGCGGCGGCGCGGTGATCTTGCCGTGGCAAAGCACAACCGGCAATCGAGTCCGCACCTACCACCTGGTCTACAACCGTGACCAGGATTCCTTCTGCGTCGCCGTGCTTGCGCACCATCCCGCGCCGGAAGCATCGCCCTGCATCGTCACGGTACTCACAAAGGAGCAGTTCGAGAATGATGCCGGCCCGGTATCAGTCACGCGCCTGCGTACCGCGGCGTCCCAGGCGCTCGACCCGGTCTCGTTTCGGGCATGGGAGATCCGCTACTTCGGCGGCTTTCTCCCGACAGCCCGCTATCGGGTGACTACCTGGTTTCGTCGTGACGACGACCTGCCAGGCGAACGTCCCGCCCAGCTCGTCTTCCACAATGCCCCGGTATGCCGTGACTTCGTGGAAACGCACTCTCTCCAGAATGCAGCTGGTCATCCAGGGTTTCTTGACTGGTACCAGGCGCAGGCGAAGCTACACGGCCTACCGGTCGAACGGGTCGTCGCTATCCGCATCGCGGATACGCACGCTGTCGAACTGGACGTGAATGCGCCGGCGCTACCGTGCTCCTGCTGCGCAGGGAAAGCGCCGCGCTCCAGGATCTTCTCTGGTCTCGCTGCGCCGGCGACGGCACTGGAAAAACACATTTGCCGTTAAGTTCCCCGCCCCCGCCGTTAAGACAGACGTCGCCTAGACTCATTTTTTCCGGTTTCACAGAGGTACTGTTTGATCATTCGAGAAGAGAGGCGCTATCGCGCGTTGAGCCGCTACAGCCACGTCATCGACGACGTCCGATTGGGTCGCCTCGCCCATGAGCGGGCCACTGACATCGCCCGCATGCCACCGTCGAGCCTCGAGGCCGCAATTCGCACTGGGCTTGCCGTCCTTCTCAGCCACGCTGACAGCGAGTGCGGCTATCTAGGACTATATGTACCCGAGCGGGACGCGATCATCGTGTGTGCGGTGACGCTCGACGAGCGGGGCTACGAGGATGGTGTACCCGTGATCGCTGAGCTCCTCGATCTCGACGAATTTGAGCGCAAAGGCGGTGCGGTCGAGATAGAAGTGCAACGTCGCATCGTCGGCAGACAGTTGAATCCGGTCGAGCTGCGTGGCTGGGAACAGAGGCACCTAGGCGCGAGCTATTCATGGCCACGCCCGCGAGTATTCATCTACTTTGAACGAGACGGGAAGGTGCGTACCCACTTCGCGCGGCGCCCCCCCATCTGCCGCGATTGGATAGACACCTATGGCCTCGAGAACATGCTCGGACATCCTGGCGTGTGGGACTGGTTTCGAGGTGTCCTCGGCAACGCGCGGATCGAACCCGAATCGGTGATCAGCCTACGGGTCGCCGATGGGGTCAAGATGCGGCTGGACATTGCCGCGGCCCCAAAACCATGTCCAGCATGCAAGTATGCTCACGGCAAAGTCGCATCTACCGGCGACGTCGACCGATCGCCCCATTCCGCGCCCAGTCGCCTATTCGGTCGGCTTGCCGGCGTACTCCTCGGGCATCGGGCCAAAGGGTGAGGGAATACGGGACGCATGGTGAGCATTTACAGGAGGCGTCATGAGTCGAGTTACTCGCCGTACGCGCAAAGCAAGGTTGGCTGCTGGCACGAGCACTATGGGAACCGGTGGCGCCGGGTGGCTGCTCATAATGCTCTTCGTTGTCGGGCTAGTCCTGCAACTCACGCATCTGCCAGCAAGCGTCAAAATCGGGTATTGGTTGGCCCTCAGCTGCGGCGCCCTTTGGAACCAACACCGAAAAGCCAAGCAACCCGTGAAAGGTGAGCCGCCTTTATCGCCGGATAGCACCGCTTTTCCGAATTCGAAGCCTCGCGCGGCTCCGCGAGCTGCGAATTCGGCTCCTCCCCGCACATCCACAGCCCCTTCCTCGCTCTCTTTGGATACCATGCCTCCCGACCACTTCTTCGAGACCGATCTGAAC encodes:
- a CDS encoding DUF6988 family protein, with amino-acid sequence MREMMLTMAVQRSQRWMDACANLVDGVAFQTTLRARVVVALHHLCIEHHLAGHVLVENDVRGSAFALYRPQFEAYVRANWYLECASEGDLEKFVEGEEPPRMPQLTADLAVALGQAGEIIGSVKAQAWRSMCAFTHGGAVQVKARAIKDEIRQSFTDEHTSKLIDSMAMLSYLGALGIAKVADDGELAQRLYERHQVIYSVLYGSRS
- the tnpA gene encoding IS66-like element accessory protein TnpA, whose amino-acid sequence is MGTTLDTRNARASNRKGRPNYTPEYRRQVAVAACEPGISVAKLAQAHGLNPNMVFKWRRQLRAGLFEGVAHSTAVLLPVALPDAPTGETSELASLALRPVEPHRESVSAASGIEIELNGARVRVTGMVDPVQLRLVLRCLMPA
- the tnpB gene encoding IS66 family insertion sequence element accessory protein TnpB (TnpB, as the term is used for proteins encoded by IS66 family insertion elements, is considered an accessory protein, since TnpC, encoded by a neighboring gene, is a DDE family transposase.); this translates as MIAPPGGTRVWLAAGVTDMRRGMDGLATLVQSALGRDPFSGHIFLFRGRRGDLIKILWWSGDGMNLYAKRLERGRFVWPQADSGTVHLSAAQLSMLLEGIDWRHPERTWQPTHAA
- the tnpC gene encoding IS66 family transposase is translated as MPANHLPDDIAALKRIVASRDETIAQLLAEISRLKRWQYGRSSERMTELMDQLQLALGELPVPEADMAAPAKVPDAATADTSATTNLNSLRRKPRHFPAHLPRDTVVHTPTSCGCPECGKQMRALGEDVSEVLDYVPGYFKVLRHVRPKLSCPRCAAVVQEPAPSRPIARSMAGAGLLAQVVVAKYADHTPLYRQAGIYRRAGIELDRATLASWVREAAALLQPLSDALGRYVRDADKLHTDDTPVPVLEPGRGKTRTARLWTYVRDDRPAGSRAPPAVWYRYSPDRKGERPREHLAGYTGILQADAFSGYDALYRDGTVIEAGCWAHARRKFYDIYKLDSSPIAEEALHRIGALYVVEREVRGQTPNVRLSARQQRSAPLLAELKAWLEHTLSLVSAKSGLAKAIRYSLGHWHALTRYCEDGRVEVDNNTAERAIRPLVLGRRNYLFAGSDGGGQSAAVIYSLIGTARLNGIEPFAYLRTVFERIADHPINRIDELLPWHLMPTAHIEQQAA
- a CDS encoding plasmid pRiA4b ORF-3 family protein, which translates into the protein MVQPRKPAVRLVKAPVPDYVLRVELKYIKPEIWRRIVVPGSIRLGKLHVVLQLAMGWEGGHLHEFVFGETNYGEPDDFGFQSDPPMLNEARVTLSKALGGLKSFTYIYDYGDNWQHRIKVEKALVPDPDMRRPMCLDGQNACPPEDVGGVPGYADFLGAITDPTHEEHDHFLEWCGGSFNPADFDLVLANQRLSEVKF